In Cryptomeria japonica chromosome 10, Sugi_1.0, whole genome shotgun sequence, a genomic segment contains:
- the LOC131076726 gene encoding cinnamoyl-CoA reductase 1 produces the protein MPTFTHKDLDAANGTGKVVCVMDASTYVGLWIVQGLLNRGYTVHATIQNGGEVESLKKLSGERLKILYADMLDYHSIVDALSGCSGLFYTFDSAEYDEIMAEIEVRAAHNVLEACAHTETIEKVVFTSSVAAVVWREDRNSISDLHERHWSDANLCRKLKLWYALGKTLSERTAWALAMDRGVNMVTINAGLVIGPGSAYESSGSTIAYLKGAAQMYENGLLASVDVRFVAEAHICAFEESSAFGRYICFNQMVNNAQNADKLAESLRSLVPFPDRCEDSSEYQQRLSNKKLTELMLGNNKMQ, from the exons ATGCCTACTTTTACTCACAAGGATTTGGATGCAGCCAATGGCACGGGAAAGGTTGTGTGTGTGATGGATGCATCTACTTATGTAGGACTGTGGATTGTTCAGGGCCTTCTAAACAGGGGATACACTGTGCATGCAACTATTCAGAATGGAG GTGAAGTTGAATCTTTAAAGAAATTAAGTGGAGAGCGGTTGAAGATCTTGTATGCTGATATGTTGGATTATCACAGCATAGTGGATGCACTTAGTGGATGTTCTGGCCTTTTCTACACATTTGATTCCGCTGAATATGAT gagatcatggctgaaattGAAGTGAGGGCAGCCCACAATGTCCTGGAAGCATGTGCCCATACTGAAACTATTGAAAAAGTGGTATTCACATCTTCAGTCGCTGCAGTAGTTTGGAGAGAAGATAGAAATTCAATTTCTGACCTCCATGAAAGGCATTGGAGCGATGCAAACCTTTGCAGAAAATTAAAG CTATGGTATGCACTGGGAAAGACACTATCAGAGAGGACAGCCTGGGCTCTGGCTATGGACAGAGGCGTAAATATGGTGACAATTAATGCAGGTCTGGTTATAGGGCCTGGCTCTGCATATGAAAGCTCAGGATCCACCATAGCATATCTCAAAG GTGCAGCACAAATGTATGAGAATGGACTGTTAGCGAGTGTGGATGTAAGGTTTGTTGCAGAGGCCCACATCTGTGCATTTGAGGAATCTTCTGCATTTGGGAGATACATCTGCTTCAACCAAATGGTCAACAATGCTCAGAATGCTGACAAGCTTGCAGAGAGTTTAAGATCACTAGTACCCTTTCCTGACAG ATGTGAAGATTCAAGCGAGTACCAACAGCGTCTGAGCAATAAGA